The Ignavibacteria bacterium genomic sequence TATGGATTCAACAGGAATAGCTTTCGAAAGGCCGTACTTAATGTTCAGACGCCTTTCTACATAGAGCTCCTTATTGTAAGGGACATATGGGTCGTACTGCTCTATTGAGTAATCTTTCGAGGGTTTTATAACGTATTCATAATCAGCCAGAAGGGCTTTGATCATTCCAACCAGTTCGAAGTGCGGGATGCCGCCTCTTATGGCGAGTATTATGCCGCCTGAAAATCCACGGTTAAAGACGGCGTCAATAATAAAGCTGCCGGACTTATCGCGGTTGGGGCTGCTTACGATGGCTTTTGTTAGAGTTTTATACCCCATAGGGTAACCGAAGATATAGACAAAAGATCCCCATTCGAGCTCCTTAGCCTCACCCATGGGGTAAGAAAACACGCTTATTCTTTCCTCAGGCTGGTGCGTGAATTCCATGCCGAGGATTGCAACGTCAAGATTGGAGTCGATACTCAGGATTTCAAGCTCCCCGTCTTCGGGAAAGTCGGCAATATAATTTGTCTGCCTTTCCTTTACAGAAATGCTCTGCACATATTTGCTTGCACCGCCTCCCGGGGCCCGGAAATATGAATAAAGCGTATCCTCAAAATTAACGACGTGGGCGCACGTCATAACCGCCACCCTCTTAAAGTTATAGAATATGACCGTGGCAGTTCCGGATGCGGTATTATCCATATATTCCAGGCGGGTTGAATATTTTCTTAAGGCATCACTGTTTATAGCCGTCTTTTCAAGATGGCTGTCCTCACTGAAATAAATTGTTCTGTAGTATGCCACTGAGTTTATGAGCTTTATGCTTTCGCTGATTTCTTCGAGCTCTTTTGAGCAGTTAACATTTGGGAATTCTGAAGCGTAGCGCCCGCTGTTTTCAGCAGTTGAAACTCCCATTATATTAGTGCCCGAAGAGGAGCAGGATTCAAGCAAAAAGCATAGAGCAAGTATTAAAGGCAAGGTTACGACTAAAGCTTTCATTTCAACCCCCGAAGCTAATCTAGATGGAAATTAGGTAAACTTTTACTAATAAGCTATCTATTTCAGGAGAACCTGCTTGATGGAGAAGAAAAATTTTAAGAAAAAGAAAATACTCTGAAATGAGTGTGAAATGAAAAGTTACGGGTGCGGGAAAAACTGAAGACGGGAAAGGCATTTTCCCGTCTTCACATAGTTACTATTTATTCTGGAAAGAGTAGTTCAGCATCTTATAGACGAGCTTTGCCGCATTAAAATCCGATGAGGCTACTCCTTTTACAGGAGCCAGTTCAACCACGTCAAATCCCACGATATTTTTTTCTTTTCCAATCATGCGTAAAAGATTCATTGTTTCATCCCAGAAGAGGCCCCCGGGCTCGGGAGTGCCTGTTGAGGGCATAAACGAGGGATCAAAGGCATCCACGTCAAATGTTATATAAACGTTTTTCCCAATCTCTCCGGCTACGCTTTTTATCCAGTCCTGCCCGTATTTTCCGAGCCTTATCTCCCTGGCATAAAATGTTTTTATGTTGTTTTCCTTTATATACCAGGATTCCTCAATTGACTGGGCACGAATTCCCACCTGCACAATGTTCTTTGTCAGTTCTGCCACTCTTGCCATAACGGATGCATGAGAGTGGATTGAACCCTCATAGCTTTGCCTTAAGTCGGAATGGGCGTCGAACTGAAGCACTGTCAGATCAGGATATTTCTCGAGGTGAGCCTTTACGGGTGCAATAGAAATTGAATGCTCGCCTCCCAGGGTCACAACAAATTTATCGTCTTCAAGAAGTGACTTAACGTTTTTATATATGAGGTCAAAGGATTTCTTGATGCTCATGTCTTTGAAGTCCAAAGGAGACAAGGTACAGATCCCCTTTTCAAACACTAGCTCGCGGTCCATCTCCTCGTCATAAAACTCCACATAATGTGAGGCTTCAAGGATTCCCCTGGGTCCGTTTTTGGTTCCGTGGCCGTAGCTGACGGTTTTTTCAAAAGGAGCCGACAGGATTGCAATTGAAGAATTTTTGTATGATGAATATTTCTTTTCCACTGCAAGAAAATTTTTTTCTACGCCTAACTCTTTCATCTCTCTCCAATAGTTGTTAATAAAGATATTCAGGTAAAAAAAAGAGACTTAAGTTCTAAGTCTCTTCAAAAAACAGGTTTCTTTAACAAAACTGCTTATCATTAAGCAGAATCAGGTGTCCAAGCTTATCGCGCTTGGTTTGTAAATACTTCTTGTTCTTTTCATTTGGGACGATTTCCAGAGGAACCCTCTCAACGATCTCCAGGCCGTAGCCCTTAAGGCCTATGATTTTCTTTGGATTGTTAGTCAGGAGTTTCATTTTCCTGACACCCAGGTCCAGAAGTATCTGTGCCCCTATTCCATAATCCCTCAGGTCAGCCTTAAAGCCGAGTTCTTCGTTGGCTTCGACTGTATCGCGGCCGTTATCCTGGAGGACATAAGCCCTGATCTTGTTTGCCAGGCCGATGCCCCGCCCTTCCTGCCTCATATAGACAAGTACGCCGGTGCCTTCGGCTTCAATTTTTTCAATTGCAGCGTGGAGCTGGTCGTGGCAGTCGCATCTGAGTGACTGGAATACATCTCCTGTAAGGCATTCAGAATGGACGCGCACGAGGACCGGTTTTTCGGGGTCAATTTTCCCCTTAACCAAGGCCACGTGTTCCTTATTGTCCAGAAGGCTTCTGTAGACGTGCAGGTGGAAGTTTCCCTTTTTCACAGGGAACTTTACATCAGCTTCCTTCTGAACAAGTTTGTCTTTCTGTATGCGGTACTTAATCAGGTCGCTTACGGTCATGATCTTAAGGTTAAACTCCCGGGCATACTTTTCAAGGTCCGGAACGCGGGCCATAGTGCCGTCGTCGTTTAAGATCTCGCAGAGCACGCCGATGGGCTTAATGCCTGAGAGCCTGCAGAGGTCAACCACCGCTTCGGTGTGGCCTGCGCGCCTTAGGACGCCTTCGTCAAAAGCCCTTAAGGGGAATATGTGTCCCGGTCTTGCAAAGTCTGTAGCCCTGGCGTTTTCGTCGGTCAGTTTCCTGATCGTAGTAGCCCTGTCGCTGGCAGAGATTCCGGTAGTAGTACCCTCAACGGCGTCAACCGTAACGGTAAACTGTGTACCATGAAGCGCAGTATTTGAATCCACCATGAGCTGAAGACCGAGTTCGTCCAATCTTTTGCCCGTCATAGGGGCGCAGATCATCCCGCGTCCGTGCTTTGCCATAAAGTTCACGATCTCGGGAGTAACGAATTCTGCGGCGCAGACCAGGTCCCCTTCGTTCTCTCTTTCCTCATCATCCACAACGATTATAACTTTGCCATTTTTGATTTCCTCAATGGCTTCTTCCACTGAACAGAACATTTTATTTCCTTTTCTAACTAACCGTTTTTCAGACAGACTGAGCGTTCAATTATTTTAATATAGTTGCAATTGCTGAACGTTCAATTTTAATTTTTACGTTTTCGCCGATTTTCACCAGGCAGGTTTTCTCCTCCAGGCCTTCAATGGTTCCGTGAATTCCGCCCGAGGTTATAATCTTATCGCCTTTCTGAAGATTAGCCAGGAGCTGATCTCTTTCCTTAGCCCTTTTCTGCTGCGGCCTGATGATCATGAAATAGAAGATTGCAAAAATAGCACCAAACATGATCAGAGTTGAGATCATGCTTCCGCCGCCGCCCTGGGCACCCTGAGGAGCCATTGCTAATAATAAATTCACTTATTCCTCCTTAGTTGAGTTATTGATATTTACTGATAGTTTACCGATTATTTCATTTTTCCACTGAGTAAAATCACCTTCCATTATTTTAATCCTTGCCATTTTAACGAGTTCCAGATAAAAATGCAGGTTATGTATGCTTGCAAGTTCAAGAGCAAGAATTTCTCGTGCAATAAACAAGTGCCTTAAGTAAGCCCTGGTAAAGTTCCTGCACGTGTAACAGGTGCAGTTACTGTCCACAGGCTGAAAATCGTCCTTGTAGAACGCATTCCTCATCGAGAGGATTCCGTTCCATGTAAAAAGATACGCATTCCGGGCGTTGCGTGTAGGCATAACGCAGTCGAACATATCCACGCCGCGCGCAATACCTTCCAAGATATTTTCCGGCCGCCCCACGCCCATAAGATACCTTGGTCTTTCCTCGGGCATAAAGTCCGTCGTAAAGTCCACCATATCGTACATGGTTTCTGTAGGTTCGCCAACGGCCAGGCCGCCGATTGCATAACCGTCGAAACCGATTTTTTTGAGGTCTTCAGCCGAGGACTCCCTGAGATCTTTATAGACACTGCCCTGAATGATGCCGAAGAGGAACTGTTCGTGGCCATAGAAAGGTACAGTTTTCTCAAAAGCCTCTTTATTCAGAGCCGCCCAGCAGCTGGTCAGTTCCTTGGATTTCTTTGCGTATTCGTAATCGCACGGGAAAGGGGTACATTCGTCCAAAGGCATCATTATATCAGAACCGATACTTCTTTCAATCTGAATTACCTTCTCAGGGGTAAAGAAGTGTTTTGAGCCATCCAGATGGCTACGGAATTCAACGCCGTTACTTCTCATTTTCCTCAGGTCCGAGAGGCTATAGACCTGAAAGCCGCCGCTGTCGGTTAAGACAGGCTTATTCCAGTTCATGAAGCGGTGCAGGCCGCCTGCTTTTTCAAGAATCTCAGTTCCCGGCCTAAGATAAAGGTGGTAAGTATTTCCCAGTATAATCTGTGCCTTAACGTCAGTCTCCAGCAGATTCTGGTTTACCGCCTTTACTGTTCCCTGTGTACCAACGGGCATGAAAATAGGAGTTTCAACCCTTCCGTGCCCTGTTTCAAAGTATCCTGCCCGTGCCTTTGATTTTGAATCTTTATTTAATAATCTAAAATCGATCAAATTATAGCTATTCTGTAAGCTTAGTACTGTGTAAAAATAATTTAATAGCCTAATTTACATGAAATTTTAGTGAATCGCTATAGAAAAGGCAAACCACAACAGATATGAAAAAACGGGGACGAGGTTAATGAAGCGGGACCTCTGAGGGTCCCGCATATAAATAAGCCTAAGCTGTCAGTTCCAGCAGAATCCTTTTTGTGAGATTTCTTGCAAGAGGGATTTTATATTCATTTTTGGACAAAGCTTCAGCTTTCTTCAGGACTTCTGAGGCAAAAAGGGCAACAGAATCCTCATTTGCTTCTAGTCCCATAAGCTTAGCGTTCAAAGCCTCATCCAGCCAGGGAATGGGCGCAAGGCCTCCAAAGGATAATTTTCCGGAAGTAATCCTGCCCGCTGAAGTTTTAACAACGGCGCCCACGCTTACAACGGCAAAATCCCACACGCCGCGCTCCTTAAATTTCAGGTAAGAGGTCTTTGAGCCTTCAGGAAGCTCAGGGACAGTTATTTCAGTCACTATTTCGCCATCTTTCAGTATATTTTCACGCCTGTAGTCATCTTCAGGCAGGAGGAAAAAGTCCTTAACCGGAACTGTTCTCGTTTTTTTGTCAGCGTAGATGGTCAGTTTTGCATCCAGAGCAATGAGAGCCACAGCCATATCCGAAGGGTGAACAATAAAGCAGGGGCCGCCGCCGGTTACGCAGTGGTACTTATTCTGCCCTTCAAATGCGTAGCACATATCCCCGCCTTTTCTCAGGCATTGAAAATCCTCCCTGAAATACCAGCACCGGGGGCGCTGGCAGAGGTTGCCGCCGAGTGTTGCCAGGTTTCTGAGCTGCGGGGAGGCGACTTCAAGAGCAGCCTGGCGCAGAACCGTGTACTTTTCTTTTATTAACGGATTTTCCGCGATCCCGGCAAGACTTGTCAGAGCGCCTATCTGGAGCCCTTTGCCGCTGGTATACCTGATATAGCTTAAATCCGGGATGGATTTCAGGTTTACCACTTCATCAGGGCTAATTATATTATTTTTAAGGAGCCCGAGCACGTCGGTGCCTCCGGCAAAAAAGACAGCATCCTTAGTCTTCTTTTTAAGAAGTGTGGAAGCTTCCTTAAGGCTTTTGGGCTGTGTATAATTAAAACTTTTCATCATTAACTCCGGTTAAATTTTTTCACTTAGAGCCATGAGCACCTTGTCGGGCGTAATAGGCAGGCTTTTTATTCTGATGCCTAATGCGTTATAGACTGCGTTTGCAATTGCGCCTGCTGTGGGAATTATTGCCGGCTCGCCAATTCCCTTTACGCCCGTATTACTGATCAAGGGATCGCTCTCGCTTACAACAATGAGCTCAATTTCCGGCGTGTCCTGAACTGTGGGAAGTTTATAGTCGTGTATGTTTGTTGTCAGGACCTTTCCCGTATACTCGTCCACAACTCTCTCTTCCAGGAGTGCATAGGCCGCCCCCTGAATGATCCCGCCGTGGAACTGATTTAAGAGCGTCTTATGGTTTAAGACGCGGCCAATGTCGTGCGCCGCTACAATTTTAATTACACGCACCTTTCCGGTCCAGGTATCCACTTCAACCTCGGCAAACTGGGCTCCGAAGGAGTTTATTTCGTAGCCCTCAGGATTTGCCTCCCTTGCGCCCGTAGTTACGAGGACTCTTTCGTGCATCTCACCAATGACTTCGCTGACAGTAATAGTCTTTGCGGGATCGTCAAGCTTTGACATCTTCCCTTCGGAATATTTAATGTTACTTTCAGCAGTTTCAAGGATTGCCGAGGCAGCAGAGATGAGTTTCATCTTCATCTGTTCGGC encodes the following:
- a CDS encoding trypsin-like peptidase domain-containing protein, producing MKALVVTLPLILALCFLLESCSSSGTNIMGVSTAENSGRYASEFPNVNCSKELEEISESIKLINSVAYYRTIYFSEDSHLEKTAINSDALRKYSTRLEYMDNTASGTATVIFYNFKRVAVMTCAHVVNFEDTLYSYFRAPGGGASKYVQSISVKERQTNYIADFPEDGELEILSIDSNLDVAILGMEFTHQPEERISVFSYPMGEAKELEWGSFVYIFGYPMGYKTLTKAIVSSPNRDKSGSFIIDAVFNRGFSGGIILAIRGGIPHFELVGMIKALLADYEYVIKPSKDYSIEQYDPYVPYNKELYVERRLNIKYGLSKAIPVESIKKYFIDHESLFSSRGYDFNDFVNKNL
- the speB gene encoding agmatinase → MKELGVEKNFLAVEKKYSSYKNSSIAILSAPFEKTVSYGHGTKNGPRGILEASHYVEFYDEEMDRELVFEKGICTLSPLDFKDMSIKKSFDLIYKNVKSLLEDDKFVVTLGGEHSISIAPVKAHLEKYPDLTVLQFDAHSDLRQSYEGSIHSHASVMARVAELTKNIVQVGIRAQSIEESWYIKENNIKTFYAREIRLGKYGQDWIKSVAGEIGKNVYITFDVDAFDPSFMPSTGTPEPGGLFWDETMNLLRMIGKEKNIVGFDVVELAPVKGVASSDFNAAKLVYKMLNYSFQNK
- a CDS encoding bifunctional 3,4-dihydroxy-2-butanone-4-phosphate synthase/GTP cyclohydrolase II, translating into MFCSVEEAIEEIKNGKVIIVVDDEERENEGDLVCAAEFVTPEIVNFMAKHGRGMICAPMTGKRLDELGLQLMVDSNTALHGTQFTVTVDAVEGTTTGISASDRATTIRKLTDENARATDFARPGHIFPLRAFDEGVLRRAGHTEAVVDLCRLSGIKPIGVLCEILNDDGTMARVPDLEKYAREFNLKIMTVSDLIKYRIQKDKLVQKEADVKFPVKKGNFHLHVYRSLLDNKEHVALVKGKIDPEKPVLVRVHSECLTGDVFQSLRCDCHDQLHAAIEKIEAEGTGVLVYMRQEGRGIGLANKIRAYVLQDNGRDTVEANEELGFKADLRDYGIGAQILLDLGVRKMKLLTNNPKKIIGLKGYGLEIVERVPLEIVPNEKNKKYLQTKRDKLGHLILLNDKQFC
- the yajC gene encoding preprotein translocase subunit YajC, giving the protein MAPQGAQGGGGSMISTLIMFGAIFAIFYFMIIRPQQKRAKERDQLLANLQKGDKIITSGGIHGTIEGLEEKTCLVKIGENVKIKIERSAIATILK
- the tgt gene encoding tRNA guanosine(34) transglycosylase Tgt; the protein is MDFRLLNKDSKSKARAGYFETGHGRVETPIFMPVGTQGTVKAVNQNLLETDVKAQIILGNTYHLYLRPGTEILEKAGGLHRFMNWNKPVLTDSGGFQVYSLSDLRKMRSNGVEFRSHLDGSKHFFTPEKVIQIERSIGSDIMMPLDECTPFPCDYEYAKKSKELTSCWAALNKEAFEKTVPFYGHEQFLFGIIQGSVYKDLRESSAEDLKKIGFDGYAIGGLAVGEPTETMYDMVDFTTDFMPEERPRYLMGVGRPENILEGIARGVDMFDCVMPTRNARNAYLFTWNGILSMRNAFYKDDFQPVDSNCTCYTCRNFTRAYLRHLFIAREILALELASIHNLHFYLELVKMARIKIMEGDFTQWKNEIIGKLSVNINNSTKEE
- a CDS encoding xanthine dehydrogenase family protein subunit M; protein product: MKSFNYTQPKSLKEASTLLKKKTKDAVFFAGGTDVLGLLKNNIISPDEVVNLKSIPDLSYIRYTSGKGLQIGALTSLAGIAENPLIKEKYTVLRQAALEVASPQLRNLATLGGNLCQRPRCWYFREDFQCLRKGGDMCYAFEGQNKYHCVTGGGPCFIVHPSDMAVALIALDAKLTIYADKKTRTVPVKDFFLLPEDDYRRENILKDGEIVTEITVPELPEGSKTSYLKFKERGVWDFAVVSVGAVVKTSAGRITSGKLSFGGLAPIPWLDEALNAKLMGLEANEDSVALFASEVLKKAEALSKNEYKIPLARNLTKRILLELTA